From Prinia subflava isolate CZ2003 ecotype Zambia chromosome 31, Cam_Psub_1.2, whole genome shotgun sequence, a single genomic window includes:
- the LOC134562775 gene encoding Fc receptor-like protein 4, translating to MSPAIQAGCHSLLWPPLPCVAALRMQRKEERSQLVPTTQTLSLAGAQTTQLLVEPPWTPAVLWDRVTLTCQGLGTTGATTWYKDRQRWEQNRRDHVTVTESGTYSCERPGSGRSSPVSVLNDRLVLQVPARPMLEGDTVTLRCRGWRDMPVSKVKFYRDEKDPGGSLRGTELSLPPLQLHHSGRYHCRGLVNLWQSQSAPVTVTVQELFSMPMLEGPPEVTEGSPLNLSCLSTPSPLRPRAPLRHLFYRDGQLVGGPQGSPQLLVPVVGVSHSGNYSCQVRSEGGTVQKSSARLGITVHMPVANATITPGPLSHQVHTGDPVTLRCSVQVGSAPVTFTWLHNGQEVAQGPVLELGNVTVGHSGTYQCVATNQLGQDRHRMFRALSPELALEVTPQGHWNTAVATGVGGSLLFLVLLMSGVLGWRQWNHMAATKQQER from the exons ATGTCCCCGGccatccaggctggctgtcaCTCGCTGCTGTGGCCACCGCTCCCCTGCGTGGCGGCTCTTCGgatgcagaggaaggaagaaaggtcaCAGCTCGTCCCCACGA cccagaccctCAGCCTCGCTG GTGCCCAGaccacccagctcctggtggaGCCCCCCTGGACACCAGCAGTGTTATGGGACCGGGTGACACTGACCTGCCAGGGCTTGGGGACCACCGGTGCCACCACCTGGTACAAGGACAGGCAGCGATGGGAGCAGAACAGACGAGACCATGTCACTGTCACTGAGAGTGGTACCTACAGCTGTGAAAGACCCGGCAGTGGACGCAGCTCCCCCGTGAGTGTCTTAAATG ATcggctggtgctgcaggtgccagcacGGCCAATGCTGGAGGGGGACACAGTGACACtgcgctgccggggctggcggGATATGCCGGTCTCCAAGGTGAAATTTTATCGAGATGAGAAGGATCCAGGGGGGTCCCTCAGGGGGAccgagctgtccctgccccccctgcagctgcaccacagcGGCCGCTACCACTGCAGGGGTTTGGTGAACTTGTGGCAGTCACAGTCAGCGccggtgacagtgacagtgcagg agctcttctcGATGCCGATGCTGGAGGGTCCCCCTGAAGTCACTGAGGGGTCCCCCCTCAatctcagctgcctcagcacccccagccccctgcggccccgagcccccctcCGGCACCTCTTCTACCGGGACGGGCAGTTGGTGGGGGGCCCGCAGGggtccccacagctcctggtgccTGTCGTGGGGGTCTCCCACTCGGGGAATTACAGCTGCCAGGTGCGCTCTGAGGGGGGAACCGTGCAGAAGAGCAGCGCCCGGCTCGGCATCACGGTGCACA TGCCCGTGGCCAATGCCACCATCACCCCCGGTCCCCTGTCCCACCAGGTGCACACAGGTGACCCCGTGACCCTGCGCTGCTCGGTgcaggtgggctcagcccctgtcacCTTCACCTGGCTGCACAATGGGCAGGAGGTGGCCCAGGGTCCCGTCCTGGAGCTTGGGAACGTCACTGTGGGACATTCGGGCACCTACCAGTGCGTGGCCACcaaccagctgggacaggacaggCACCGCATGTTCCGGGCACTCAGCCCCGAGCTGGCCCTGGAGGTGACACCACAAGGGCACTGGAACACAG cagtggccacagggGTTGGTGggtccctcctcttcctggtCCTGCTCATGAGTGGAGTTTTGGGCTGGCGCCAGTGGAACCACATGG CTGCCAcgaagcagcaggaaaggtga